From Rhodamnia argentea isolate NSW1041297 chromosome 10, ASM2092103v1, whole genome shotgun sequence, a single genomic window includes:
- the LOC115753914 gene encoding pentatricopeptide repeat-containing protein At2g33760-like, whose product MFKRKGRCFLLAPDNGKLRFHSTSLARSAPETLPHSRDHRATLLDPCTRLQSEDANFFAPKFCVLSLLSCKGVSTIRQVHTLIAVTGMLHNLYVVNKLLYMYSYHGALKDAYALFGAMTERDPVSWSVMVGGFAKVGDSSRCYGTFRELIRSGAQPDNYTMPMVTRACRDTSDLQMGRVVQSVAWKNGLSLDRFVCGALVEMYARCGVIEDARQLFAEMPDKDLVTWTVMIGALAESGDADESLDLFDRMRREGIVPDKVAMVNVVHACAKFGALHKAREVHNYIRMRSITLNVVLETAMIDMYAKCGCLGSAREIFETMKEKNVISWSAMIAAYGYHGQGRKALDLFPMMLSSGILPNKITFVSLLYACSHAGLVEDGLRVFSLMQNDYGVEPDVQHYTSMVDLLGRAGRFDEALKLMDHMRVEKDQGLWGALLGACRKHRNVDLAERTAKSLLELKSNNPGHYVLLSNIYANAGRWEDMANIRDLMTKRRLKKVPGWTWIEMANKVYRFAVGDNNHPRSEEIYLFLKNLFEKLELAGYVPDTDFVLHDVDEEGKVGILSTHSEKLAIAFGLLATPEGTCIRISKNLRVCGDCHTFIKFVSAVTKRAIVVRDANRFHHFKEGACSCGDYW is encoded by the coding sequence ATGTTTAAACGTAAAGGCCGCTGTTTTCTTCTTGCACCGGACAATGGAAAGCTTCGTTTTCACTCGACTTCATTGGCTCGTTCAGCCCCGGAGACTCTCCCTCACTCTCGTGACCATCGAGCAACGTTGCTGGATCCCTGTACGCGTTTACAGTCTGAAGATGCAAACTTTTTTGCCCCCAAGTTTTGTGTTTTGTCTCTACTGAGCTGTAAGGGCGTTTCCACAATCAGACAAGTTCACACGCTCATCGCCGTCACTGGAATGCTCCATAATCTGTATGTAGTGAATAAGCTCCTTTATATGTATTCTTACCATGGAGCTCTAAAAGATGCGTATGCCCTGTTTGGTGCAATGACAGAGAGAGACCCAGTTTCGTGGAGTGTGATGGTTGGTGGGTTCGCTAAAGTTGGCGACTCTTCCAGGTGTTATGGGACTTTTAGGGAACTCATTCGATCTGGAGCTCAACCTGACAACTACACGATGCCTATGGTGACAAGGGCTTGTAGAGATACTTCAGACTTGCAAATGGGCCGAGTGGTCCAAAGTGTTGCGTGGAAAAATGGGTTGAGTTTGGATCGGTTCGTGTGTGGAGCACTGGTAGAAATGTATGCAAGGTGTGGAGTGATTGAGGACGCGAGGCAGTTGTTCGCTGAAATGCCGGACAAAGACCTCGTGACGTGGACTGTCATGATTGGCGCGCTTGCAGAGTCTGGGGATGCTGACGAATCACTGGACTTATTTGATCGGATGAGACGTGAAGGAATTGTTCCCGATAAAGTTGCTATGGTAAATGTTGTTCATGCCTGTGCCAAGTTCGGTGCTTTGCATAAGGCTAGAGAAGTCCACAACTATATACGCATGAGAAGTATAACTCTCAATGTGGTATTGGAGACTGCTATGATTGATATGTATGCAAAGTGTGGCTGTCTAGGTTCTGCAAGGGAAATTTTTGAGACTATGAAGGAAAAGAATGTTATCTCGTGGAGTGCCATGATCGCGGCTTATGGGTATCATGGGCAAGGAAGGAAAGCTCTTGACTTGTTTCCGATGATGTTAAGTAGTGGGATATTGCCGAACAAGATCACTTTTGTTTCGTTGCTGTATGCATGTAGCCATGCAGGTTTAGTTGAGGATGGTCTTCGAGTTTTCTCTTTGATGCAAAATGATTATGGTGTAGAACCAGATGTGCAGCATTATACGTCAATGGTTGATCTCTTAGGCCGTGCTGGGAGATTTGATGAGGCCCTGAAATTGATGGACCATATGAGAGTGGAGAAGGATCAAGGTTTGTGGGGAGCTCTTCTTGGCGCATGTAGGAAACACAGGAACGTAGACTTGGCAGAAAGAACGGCAAAGTCCCTGCTTGAGTTGAAATCAAATAATCCGGGGCATTATGTTTTGCTCTCAAACATATATGCAAATGCTGGTAGATGGGAAGACATGGCCAATATTAGGGACCTCATGACCAAACGCAGATTGAAAAAGGTTCCCGGTTGGACTTGGATTGAAATGGCCAACAAGGTTTATCGGTTTGCTGTTGGAGATAATAATCATCCACGTTCTGAGGAGATTTACTTGTTCCTGAAGAACTTGTTTGAAAAATTGGAGTTGGCTGGTTATGTCCCTGATACAGATTTTGTACTGCATGACGTTGACGAAGAAGGTAAGGTAGGAATTTTATCAACACACAGTGAGAAACTGGCAATTGCATTTGGGCTTCTCGCAACTCCTGAGGGTACTTGTATCAGAATCTCAAAAAATCTGAGGGTCTGTGGGGACTGTCACACATTTATTAAGTTTGTATCAGCAGTCACTAAGAGGGCAATCGTCGTCCGAGATGCAAACCGGTTTCATCACTTCAAGGAAGGTGCTTGTTCTTGTGGAGATTACTGGTAG
- the LOC115753916 gene encoding uncharacterized protein LOC115753916, with translation MLKLRRKCEAQSHLLFRNPILLLLLSPMMSDQSPNEPLPEPATRPVGGTEYSWCRAVPGGTGITVLALLLAKPPDLSLLRNALHNLQKIHPILRSRMHFDPVANTFSFVIPSSPHLEIAPFDLSATSRILNDGDGDGADAARTTPFHRILEHEMSRNAWRDSGADVFHASLYHLSEDRWALGLRLHTAACDRATAAALLRELLLATGGGAEGRNGEEEEEANLGMEELIPSGKANKPFWARGMDMLGYSLNSFRLANLEFVEAEPPRCSQMVRLKMNREDTQKLVAGCKSREIELCGALAAAALIAAHASKQPADNKWEKYAVVTLVNCRPYLDPPLSVQQPGFYHSAILNTHDVCGSEKLWDLAKRTYTAFANAKSWNKHFTDMADLNFLMCKAIDNPGLTVSSSLRTAFVSVFEDTVVDKSSTLYEEIGVGDYIGCASVHGVGPSIAIFDTIRDGELDCACVYPSPLHSREQMQKLIDDMKRILAEAD, from the exons GCTTCGGCGGAAGTGCGAAGCTCAGTCCCATTTGCTGTTCCGGAATCCGATTCTCTTGCTTTTACTCTCGCCGATGATGTCTGACCAAAGCCCCAACGAACCGCTGCCGGAGCCCGCGACCCGGCCCGTGGGCGGCACCGAGTACAGCTGGTGCAGGGCCGTCCCCGGCGGCACCGGCATCACCGTCCTCGCCCTCCTCCTCGCCAAGCCCCCGGACCTATCCCTTCTCCGAAATGCCCTCCACAACCTCCAAAAGATCCACCCCATCCTGCGCTCCAGGATGCACTTCGACCCCGTCGCCAACACCTTCTCCTTCGTCATCCCCTCGTCCCCACACCTCGAGATCGCACCCTTCGATCTCTCAGCCACGTCCCGCATCTTGAacgatggcgatggcgacggTGCGGACGCCGCTAGGACGACGCCGTTTCACCGCATCCTCGAGCACGAGATGAGCCGGAACGCATGGCGCGACTCCGGCGCCGACGTGTTCCACGCGAGTCTGTACCACCTGAGCGAGGACCGGTGGGCTCTGGGCCTCCGGCTCCACACGGCCGCGTGCGAccgggcgacggcggcggcgctGCTCCGAGAGCTGCTTCTGGCGACGGGGGGAGGGGCGGAGGGGCGAaatggggaggaggaggaggaggctaaTCTGGGGATGGAGGAGCTGATTCCGAGCGGGAAGGCGAACAAGCCGTTCTGGGCGCGTGGGATGGACATGCTGGGGTACTCGCTGAACTCGTTCAGGCTCGCGAACTTGGAATTCGTGGAGGCGGAGCCGCCGAGGTGTTCTCAGATggtgaggttgaagatgaacaGAGAGGACACTCAGAAGCTTGTCGCG GGATGCAAGTCGAGAGAGATCGAACTGTGTGGCGCTTTGGCGGCGGCCGCCCTGATCGCGGCACATGCCTCTAAGCAACCCGCCGATAACAAATGGGAGAAGTATGCTGTCGTCACCCTTGTCAACTGCCGTCCGTATCTCGACCCACCTCTTTCTGTTCAACAGCCTG GGTTCTATCACTCGGCAATCCTCAACACGCACGATGTATGCGGAAGCGAAAAGCTGTGGGACCTTGCAAAGAGAACCTACACGGCCTTCGCGAACGCCAAGAGCTGGAACAAGCATTTCACCGATATGGCCGACCTCAACTTCCTCATGTGCAAGGCCATCGATAACCCGGGCCTCACCGTGTCTTCGTCCCTCAGAACAGCCTTCGTTTCTGTGTTCGAGGACACCGTTGTCGACAAGTCGAGCACGCTGTACGAGGAGATCGGAGTGGGAGACTACATCGGGTGCGCCTCCGTCCACGGTGTCGGCCCGTCCATCGCGATCTTCGACACCATACGTGACGGAGAGCTGGACTGCGCATGCGTGTACCCTTCTCCCCTGCATTCGAGGGAGCAGATGCAGAAGCTGATTGATGATATGAAGAGAATTCTTGCAGAAGCTGATTGA